One genomic window of Roseobacter ponti includes the following:
- a CDS encoding penicillin-binding protein activator → MFAVFPATRKLLTLTLMAFTGLVLAACNTVTGTGLNTGAPINTSDPVPVALLVPAGSGNVTNDILATSLENAARLAMRDLNGATIDLRVYSTAGQPATAAASARQAVDEGAKIILGPVFASSAAAVSVEVARDNVNVLSFSNNAAIAGGNLFVLGPTFQNTADRMVSYAMSQGKSTMVIVHGTDVAGSQGRDAIQRAATRQGAGVVGTVSYALSQQDVIAAIPRIKSAVESSAADAIFMTSDTASALPLLTQLLPETGISPDVTQFMGLTRWDIPPQTMSLPGVQGGWFAVPDPGAASRYSGQYQAAYATAPHPIGGLAFDGIAAIGALISQGDSGALTRGSLTQSAGFRGASGVFRLLPDGTNQRGLAVATIRNAQLSILSPAPTSFGRAGF, encoded by the coding sequence ATGTTTGCCGTTTTCCCCGCTACCCGCAAGTTGCTGACCCTGACGCTGATGGCGTTTACCGGACTGGTCCTTGCGGCCTGTAACACGGTCACCGGCACCGGATTGAACACCGGTGCCCCGATCAATACCTCCGATCCGGTGCCCGTCGCGCTTCTCGTTCCGGCCGGATCCGGCAATGTGACCAACGACATCCTCGCAACAAGCCTTGAAAATGCGGCACGTCTGGCAATGCGGGACCTGAATGGCGCAACGATAGATCTGCGCGTTTATTCCACTGCAGGCCAGCCTGCCACTGCCGCAGCCAGCGCCCGGCAGGCGGTGGATGAGGGCGCGAAAATCATTCTCGGTCCGGTCTTTGCCTCCTCTGCAGCCGCCGTGAGCGTCGAGGTCGCACGGGATAACGTGAATGTCCTGTCGTTCTCCAACAATGCCGCCATCGCCGGCGGCAACCTCTTTGTGCTTGGACCGACCTTCCAGAATACAGCCGACCGGATGGTCAGCTATGCGATGTCGCAGGGCAAAAGCACCATGGTTATCGTGCATGGCACCGATGTGGCCGGCAGCCAGGGCCGCGATGCAATCCAGCGTGCAGCAACGCGTCAGGGGGCAGGCGTTGTCGGCACCGTGAGCTATGCGCTGTCCCAGCAGGACGTGATTGCCGCAATCCCGCGCATCAAATCTGCTGTGGAAAGCTCCGCTGCCGATGCGATTTTCATGACCAGCGACACAGCCTCGGCGCTGCCGCTGCTGACGCAGCTGCTGCCTGAGACCGGTATTTCCCCGGACGTCACGCAGTTTATGGGCCTCACGCGCTGGGATATCCCGCCGCAGACCATGAGCCTGCCCGGCGTGCAGGGCGGCTGGTTCGCTGTTCCCGATCCCGGTGCTGCCTCACGCTACAGCGGGCAGTATCAGGCCGCTTATGCCACGGCACCACACCCGATCGGCGGGCTTGCCTTTGACGGGATCGCCGCCATCGGCGCACTGATCAGCCAGGGCGACAGCGGCGCGCTGACCCGCGGGTCGCTGACGCAATCCGCCGGTTTCCGGGGGGCCAGCGGTGTGTTCCGGCTTCTGCCCGACGGCACCAATCAACGCGGTCTCGCTGTTGCAACGATCCGCAACGCACAGCTCAGCATCCTGAGCCCGGCACCTACAAGCTTTGGCCGCGCAGGGTTTTAG
- a CDS encoding [protein-PII] uridylyltransferase, with the protein MTLSEQQASDVGPDSLICPPDVIFDSVQVDDLLRGARETGQPAQETRDAMVALLRRLQKEGRAAIETAFREKPFEARPMTRAYTWLTDQLVCATLRVATDVLHHKPNPTSGEHLSVIAVGGYGRGEMAPFSDVDLLFLTPYKMTPWAESVIESMLYMLWDLKLKVGHASRTVKECIRLGSDDFTIRTALLENRYLAGDMALARTLSERLRKDLFAGSGREFVEAKLAERETRHNKYGQRYVVEPNVKEGKGGLRDLQSLFWIAKYVHDVNDPADLVDLGVFRPEEYQDFVAAGDFLWAVRGHLHLLSGRPTEQLTFDMQASVAEAMGYEDTEGRRGVEIFMQEYFLHATEVGDLTRIFLTKMEADHVKADPLLERIFRRKRKVRDGYVVVHNRLALEDDEAFLSDKLNLLRLFEEALRTGMLIHPDAMRTIKANLDLIDDGMRNDPEAQRIFFDLLLKHGNPERALRRMNELGVLAAFIPEFEPVIAMMQFNMYHSYTVDEHIIQCIRTLSKIERGKLTEDLPVVSSILKGGVNRKVLYTALLLHDIAKGRPEDHSILGAQMARKIAPRMGLNKADSETVEWLVRYHLLMSDMAQKRDIADPRTVREFAKAVQTVKRLDLLCVLTVCDIRGVGPNTWNNWKAVLIRALYRQTKRALETGLEDLNRENRGAEAKRALREALSDWPRRDLQTETARHYEPYWQGLHVTAHVTFAEMLRDIGRPEIGEGEILIDLHPDEDRDATRACFVMEDHPGIFTRLAGALALVGANVVDARSYTTKDGYVTDAYWIQDADRNPYDAARLPRLRRMIERTLNGEVVAREAFKDRDRVKKRERAFRVPTHITFDNEGSEIYTIIEVDTRDRPGLLYDLARTLAASNVYIANAVIATYGEQVVDTFYVKDMFGLKYHSESKQRSLEKRLRAAIDEGVERAKT; encoded by the coding sequence ATGACCCTCTCTGAACAGCAGGCCAGCGATGTCGGACCCGACAGCCTGATCTGCCCGCCCGACGTGATCTTTGACAGCGTGCAGGTCGATGATCTGCTGCGCGGCGCCCGCGAAACCGGTCAGCCGGCGCAGGAAACACGCGATGCGATGGTCGCCCTGCTGCGCAGGTTGCAGAAAGAGGGGCGCGCGGCAATTGAAACCGCGTTCCGCGAAAAGCCGTTCGAGGCCCGGCCGATGACCCGGGCCTATACCTGGCTTACCGATCAGCTTGTGTGCGCAACCCTGCGTGTCGCGACAGATGTTCTGCATCACAAACCCAATCCGACCTCCGGAGAGCATTTGTCCGTCATTGCGGTCGGTGGCTACGGACGTGGAGAAATGGCCCCTTTCTCGGATGTCGATCTGCTCTTTCTGACGCCCTATAAAATGACCCCCTGGGCGGAGAGCGTGATCGAAAGCATGCTCTACATGCTCTGGGATCTGAAGCTCAAAGTCGGACACGCCAGCCGCACGGTCAAAGAATGCATCCGTCTCGGTTCCGATGATTTCACCATCCGGACGGCGCTGCTGGAAAACCGCTATCTGGCGGGTGACATGGCACTGGCGCGTACACTCTCTGAACGGCTGCGCAAGGATCTTTTTGCCGGTTCCGGGCGTGAATTCGTTGAGGCAAAGCTCGCGGAACGCGAGACACGACACAACAAATACGGCCAGCGCTATGTGGTCGAACCCAATGTCAAAGAAGGCAAGGGCGGGTTGCGCGATCTGCAGTCGCTCTTCTGGATCGCGAAATACGTGCATGACGTGAACGATCCCGCCGATCTTGTGGATCTGGGCGTTTTCCGGCCCGAAGAATACCAGGACTTTGTTGCCGCGGGCGACTTTCTCTGGGCCGTACGCGGGCATCTGCACCTGCTGAGCGGACGGCCAACCGAACAGCTTACCTTTGATATGCAGGCATCCGTGGCCGAGGCCATGGGATATGAAGACACCGAAGGACGGCGTGGTGTCGAGATATTCATGCAGGAGTACTTTCTGCACGCTACCGAGGTTGGCGACCTGACCCGCATCTTCCTGACCAAGATGGAAGCCGATCACGTCAAAGCCGACCCGCTTCTTGAGCGCATCTTCCGCCGCAAGCGTAAGGTGCGCGACGGCTATGTGGTGGTGCACAACCGGCTGGCGCTGGAAGACGACGAAGCGTTTCTGTCCGATAAACTTAACCTTCTGCGCCTGTTTGAGGAGGCCCTGCGCACCGGCATGCTGATCCATCCCGATGCTATGCGCACCATCAAGGCCAATCTCGACCTGATCGACGACGGGATGCGCAACGACCCCGAGGCGCAGCGCATCTTCTTTGACCTGCTGCTGAAACACGGCAACCCGGAACGCGCGCTGCGGCGGATGAACGAACTTGGCGTGCTGGCGGCGTTTATCCCCGAGTTCGAGCCTGTTATCGCAATGATGCAGTTCAATATGTACCACTCCTACACCGTGGACGAACACATTATTCAGTGCATCCGGACGCTGAGCAAAATTGAACGTGGCAAGCTGACCGAGGACCTGCCGGTTGTATCTTCCATCCTCAAAGGCGGCGTGAACCGCAAAGTCCTTTATACCGCCCTGCTGCTGCACGACATCGCCAAAGGCCGACCCGAGGATCACTCCATTCTGGGCGCTCAGATGGCGCGCAAAATCGCGCCGCGTATGGGGCTGAACAAGGCTGATTCTGAAACTGTGGAATGGTTGGTGCGTTATCACCTGCTGATGTCTGATATGGCGCAGAAACGCGATATCGCAGACCCGCGCACCGTGCGCGAATTTGCCAAAGCGGTGCAGACTGTCAAACGTCTCGATCTTCTGTGTGTCCTGACGGTCTGTGACATCCGCGGCGTGGGCCCCAACACCTGGAACAACTGGAAAGCCGTGCTGATCCGCGCGCTCTACCGCCAGACAAAGCGGGCGCTTGAAACCGGTCTGGAGGATCTCAACCGCGAGAACCGAGGGGCCGAAGCCAAGCGCGCTCTGCGCGAGGCGCTCAGCGACTGGCCGCGCAGGGACCTGCAGACCGAGACTGCCCGGCATTATGAGCCCTACTGGCAGGGCCTGCACGTCACGGCGCATGTCACCTTTGCTGAAATGCTCCGTGATATCGGCAGGCCCGAGATCGGCGAGGGCGAAATTCTGATCGACCTGCACCCTGATGAGGACCGTGACGCCACGCGCGCGTGCTTCGTGATGGAAGATCATCCGGGCATCTTTACCCGCCTCGCCGGTGCACTGGCTCTGGTCGGGGCGAACGTGGTCGACGCGCGCAGTTATACCACCAAGGACGGGTATGTAACCGATGCATACTGGATCCAGGATGCCGACCGGAACCCCTATGACGCGGCCCGACTGCCCCGTCTGCGTCGGATGATTGAACGTACGCTGAATGGAGAAGTGGTCGCCCGTGAAGCATTCAAAGACCGCGACAGGGTCAAAAAGCGCGAGCGCGCCTTCCGGGTGCCGACGCACATCACTTTTGATAATGAAGGCTCGGAAATCTACACGATCATCGAGGTCGACACACGCGACCGGCCCGGCCTGCTCTATGATCTGGCGCGCACGCTGGCGGCCTCAAACGTCTATATCGCCAATGCGGTGATCGCGACCTACGGCGAACAGGTGGTCGATACTTTCTACGTCAAGGATATGTTCGGGCTGAAATACCACTCCGAAAGCAAACAGCGCAGCCTTGAAAAGCGCCTGCGCGCCGCCATCGACGAGGGCGTTGAAAGGGCAAAGACTTGA
- the rsmI gene encoding 16S rRNA (cytidine(1402)-2'-O)-methyltransferase encodes MNFQNVPLAAGLWFVGVPIGTARDITLRALDVLASADMLVAEDTRSLRHLMDIHEVPLGGRPLIALHDHSGDGVIRRVLEAVGSGQSVVYASEAGMPLIADPGFELARAARENGLMVTSAPGPSAVLTALALAGLPTDAFFFAGFLPNAKAARRATLEGLRDIPGTLAFYESPKRLVAMLGDCAEVLGGAREAAVCRELTKKFEEVRRGSLQELAGAWADRRPKGEIVVLIDRARSADISTSDIKEDLTAALEKMSMRDAVDMVAQAHKTPRRKVYQMALELTKE; translated from the coding sequence TTGAATTTCCAAAATGTGCCACTGGCGGCCGGACTGTGGTTTGTCGGTGTGCCGATCGGAACCGCGCGCGACATTACGCTCAGGGCGCTGGATGTGCTTGCCTCAGCAGATATGCTGGTTGCCGAGGATACGCGGAGCCTGCGTCACCTGATGGACATCCACGAAGTGCCTCTGGGCGGGCGACCGCTTATTGCGCTGCATGATCACAGCGGCGACGGGGTCATCCGCCGGGTGCTCGAGGCCGTCGGCAGCGGACAATCGGTTGTTTATGCGTCTGAGGCGGGCATGCCGCTCATTGCAGACCCCGGATTTGAGCTTGCCCGTGCGGCGCGCGAAAACGGGCTGATGGTGACCTCGGCGCCGGGCCCCTCTGCGGTTCTGACGGCGCTTGCGCTGGCCGGGCTGCCGACGGATGCGTTTTTCTTTGCCGGGTTTCTGCCGAACGCGAAAGCGGCGCGGCGGGCCACCCTTGAAGGGCTGCGGGATATCCCCGGCACGCTTGCGTTTTACGAATCGCCCAAGCGGCTGGTGGCGATGCTCGGCGACTGCGCCGAGGTTCTGGGCGGGGCGCGTGAGGCCGCCGTTTGCCGTGAGCTGACGAAAAAATTCGAGGAAGTCCGGCGTGGCAGCCTGCAGGAACTTGCCGGCGCCTGGGCGGACAGGCGCCCGAAAGGCGAGATCGTTGTGCTGATCGACCGGGCGCGTTCGGCAGATATTAGCACTTCGGATATAAAAGAGGACCTGACCGCCGCGCTGGAAAAAATGTCGATGCGGGATGCGGTGGATATGGTGGCGCAGGCGCACAAGACGCCGCGGCGCAAAGTCTATCAGATGGCGCTTGAACTGACGAAGGAATGA